The Fulvivirga maritima genome segment ATAAAGCATAAGCTGGAGGTGAGTACTAAAGAGATTATTAATGATAAGTCACAAGATGCTGATCTTACTATTGTAGGATTCAGGGCTGAAGCTATAAAACAGCGCGGTGCAGAAGTATTTAAAGGGTATGAAGGAGTAGGAAATATTCTATTTGTGAACGCTTCTAAAGAAAAGGAGATACAATAGTTAAACTTCTTTTTTGAACCTTACGAAGAAGCTGGCTCCTTTTTTTAGCTCACTTTCGCACCAGATTTCAGCATTAATAGCATCGGTGTATTTTTTCACTATTGATAGTCCCAGGCCTGTAGATATTTCATTACCTGTAGGTCTGGCTGATAGTTTTTGGTATTTTCTGAATAGCTTATTCTTGTCTTCTTCGCTAAGGCCAGGTCCTTGGTCTTTTACTTCAAAAAGAGCATGATCTTCATCTTCAGTTAAGTTGATGGTGATAGTGGTTCTGCGTGGAGAAAATTTAATAGCATTAGAGATCAGATTTTCAAGAATTTGATGGGCCAAATCTTCATCTGCTTCAGCTATAATAGGCTTGTTGATTTCATATTCCAGAGATATAGATTTTTCCTCTGCATTGAGCTTATAGTTAGCAATGATCTCATGTAATAACTCAGTCAGGTTGATGTCAGAAAACTCTACATTGAGTGCATTAGCCTCCATTGATTCTACATCTAATATGCGAGTAATCATGTCGTTAAGTTTACCTGCACTATACTCTATAGTGTTCAGGTATTTCATGGTCTCTTCGTCTATCCTTTCCGGGTGGATTTTTATCACACTGACCAAACCTTTTATCTGACTCAGTGGACTTTTTAAATCATGAGCTACTATGCCAATAAGGCTGTTCTTTTCTGAGTTTAAGTTAATGAGCTCTATGTGCTTTTGCATAAGCTCGTCTTTCTGTTGGCGAGCCACATCATGCATATTGCTAATGGTTTCATTAGCATTATACAGGTAGTCAGCCTGATCTTTTAGCTCCTCATTCTTTTCAGTAATGGTATCATTGGCTTCTTTTAACTGGTAGGCCTGGTCTTCTATTTTCTGCTTTTGACGGCTCAGTTCTTCATTTTTATGCCATATATTTTCATAGGCATCTTCAAGATGATCCATTAGTTTGAGAAGCTCCTTTTTCTTATGTTCTAGCAGATAATTATCAGAGGAGACTATTTCATTCTTCCTTTTTAGTTGATTGGCTTCAATTTTAAGGTTGTCGATTTCTGTGATAAAATCTTTCACACATTCATCATTAGAGGGAAGGGCGTGCTTAATAAACTCCTGATGCTTTTTTACAAAGTTTTTGAGCTCAGGGTCTTCTGAATTTGCTGCAAGAGTAAGCAAACCATTTATAAAACCTTTCGGCAAATAAGTATATTCAGATGTTTTTGCTTTTTTTTTAATGTTAGTCATCACACGCCATTTTACTGGCTAATGAAATTAATTGAATGCTATGGATTATGCTATTATTTGTAAGTTAAATATAAAAAATTATTATTTTATTATCTTTCTAAATAAGGGATTGTGTGTAAAGTGCTGTTAATGCGTTCCGTTCACAATTAACTCAATCTATGACATTATCCCTTGTTATCCGTTATAGGATAGACACTCACAATTAATGTTCAATATCTAATTTCAAAAATTAAAATTTATTTTCATATACAATGTCTAAATTAAACCTAGATAAGAATTAATCTTGATCTAGATAAGGCAGATACTAAACGAGAATTATGGGTTAAAGCCTCCCTGAATGCAAAAAGATAGGAAAGCTGATCTTATCCTCATTCCACACTTTCTTTAATTGGCTTATTACATCCGAAACGGGATTTTTTTGATGAGTTGAAATATACTTTTGAACAGATGACCAGGTGTTAAGGTAGCCTTC includes the following:
- a CDS encoding sensor histidine kinase, whose translation is MTNIKKKAKTSEYTYLPKGFINGLLTLAANSEDPELKNFVKKHQEFIKHALPSNDECVKDFITEIDNLKIEANQLKRKNEIVSSDNYLLEHKKKELLKLMDHLEDAYENIWHKNEELSRQKQKIEDQAYQLKEANDTITEKNEELKDQADYLYNANETISNMHDVARQQKDELMQKHIELINLNSEKNSLIGIVAHDLKSPLSQIKGLVSVIKIHPERIDEETMKYLNTIEYSAGKLNDMITRILDVESMEANALNVEFSDINLTELLHEIIANYKLNAEEKSISLEYEINKPIIAEADEDLAHQILENLISNAIKFSPRRTTITINLTEDEDHALFEVKDQGPGLSEEDKNKLFRKYQKLSARPTGNEISTGLGLSIVKKYTDAINAEIWCESELKKGASFFVRFKKEV